The following are encoded in a window of Microcaecilia unicolor chromosome 14, aMicUni1.1, whole genome shotgun sequence genomic DNA:
- the LOC115457433 gene encoding transient receptor potential cation channel subfamily V member 6-like — translation MVLQEPREALSCLWTAVRSRFQEWIPDDEEIQFLRYKRIHDSPFLLAAKENNISAIKKLLKCSSTDIFERGAVGETALHVAVLYDNLEAARVLLDAAPNLVNEPMVSELYKGQMALHIAVVNQNMGLVQELLAAGADVCSPRAIGTNFQLSNRNIFYYGEHILSFAACMGNQEIVKLLIENGADIRAQDCQGNTILHILILQPSKTTACRIYDLIVSFDKAEGGTSLEKIANHQGLTPFKLAAVEGNSMMFHHLMQKRKLVLFSFGPITSTLYDLQEIDSWGEDQSILELVASTRKRETRQILEVTPVKELAASKWKDFGRPYFCLLATLYLLYVSCFTACCIYRPLIPRTTQANSSRDITLLVQRPLQESYVTLTDRIRLVGELISVTGAVVILLLEIPDGLRFGAVNHFGRTALGGPFHVIILAYACLVLGTLMMRLMGTPGEEVPLSVALVFGWCYVLYFARGFQSTGPFTIMIQKMLFGDILRFCGLMGVVITGFAGAFYIIFQTEDPNYLGHFFSYPMALFSTFELFLTLIDGPANYQVDLPPMFSVVYAAFAIFAALLMLNLIIAMMGDTYWRVATERDEIWRAQVVATTIMLERKLPRSFLPRAGICGKDYGLGEQWYLRVDTLQAHSPWTLRRCMEVFLSSKQECPSGKQENVENDGGWSKEALEERSIRVRKKWWGLLRLLKDPHPNTDLIGDVEKRASNTPKEQRQQHPEKPKI, via the exons ATGGTTCTTCAGGAGCCCCGAGAGGCCCTCTCCTGCCTCTGGACAGCAGTGAGATCCCGTTTTCAGGAATGGATCCCAGATGATGAGGAAATCCAGTTTCTTCGCTACAAAAG GATCCATGATTCTCCCTTCTTGCTGGCTGCTAAGGAGAATAATATCTCAGCAATCAAAAAATTACTGAAATGTTCTTCTACCGACATCTTTGAGAGAG GAGCAGTGGGGGAGACAGCCCTTCATGTAGCTGTTCTCTATGATAACCTGGAGGCTGCCCGCGTCCTCCTTGATGCAGCTCCAAATCTTGTTAATGAACCAATGGTGTCAGAGCTCTACAAAG GACAGATGGCACTCCACATTGCAGTGGTGAATCAGAACATGGGTCTGGTGCAAGAACTGCTAGCAGCTGGAGCTGACGTCTGCTCACCACGAGCCATTGGCACTAACTTTCAGCTCTCCAACCGAAATATTTTCTATTATG GTGAACATATTCTTTCCTTTGCTGCCTGCATGGGGAACCAGGAGATTGTAAAACTCCTCATTGAGAATGGGGCCGATATCAGAGCCCAGGACTGTCAAG GGAACACTATCCTTCACATCTTAATACTGCAGCCCAGCAAGACCACTGCCTGCCGCATCTATGATCTCATTGTATCCTTTGACAAGGCAGAGGGAGGAACAAGTCTGGAGAAGATTGCAAACCACCAGGGGCTGACACCATTCAAATTGGCTGCTGTGGAGGGCAATTCCATG ATGTTTCATCACCTGATGCAGAAGAGGAAGCTGGTCCTATTTTCCTTTGGTCCTATAACTTCCACCCTTTATGACCTTCAAGAGATTGACTCATGGGGTGAAGATCAGTCCATACTGGAGCTTGTTGCCTCAACAAGAAAAAGAGAA ACCCGGCAGATCCTAGAGGTGACCCCAGTGAAGGAGCTGGCAGCTTCAAAGTGGAAGGATTTTGGTCGCCCCTACTTCTGCCTCCTGGCCACGCTGTATCTGTTGTATGTGTCCTGTTTCACTGCCTGTTGCATCTACCGGCCACTGATACCCCGCACTACCCAGGCGAACAGTTCCAGGGACATCACACTACTGGTCCAAAGACCCTTACAG GAGTCCTATGTAACACTCACAGACAGGATAAGGCTGGTGGGGGAGCTGATCAGTGTGACAGGGGCTGTGGTGATCCTTCTCCTGGAG ATTCCAGATGGTCTGCGCTTTGGAGCGGTCAATCATTTTGGGAGAACAGCGCTTGGAGGTCCTTTCCATGTCATCAT CCTCGCctatgcctgcctggtgctggggaCTCTGATGATGCGTCTCATGGGCACCCCTGGCGAGGAGGTCCCCCTGTCTGTGGCCCTGGTCTTTGGCTGGTGCTATGTCCTGTACTTCGCTCGAGGGTTCCAGAGTACCGGACCCTTCACCATAATGATCCAGAAG ATGCTGTTTGGAGATATTCTGCGTTTCTGTGGGCTCATGGGAGTGGTGATCACTGGCTTTGCAGGAG ccTTCTACATCATTTTCCAGACTGAAGACCCCAACTATCTGGGGCACTTCTTCAGCTATCCCATGGCCCTCTTCAGCACCTTTGAGCTTTTCCTGACGCTGATAGATGGACCAGCCAACTACCAGGTGGACCTGCCACCCATGTTCAGTGTGGTCTATGCGGCTTTTGCAATCTTTGCCGCTCTCCTCATGCTCAACTTGATCATCGCCATGATGGGTGACACCTACTGGCGGGTGGCTACCGAAAGGGATGAAATCTGGAGGGCACAG GTTGTTGCCACCACCATTATGCTGGAGCGAAAGCTGCCCCGCAGTTTTCTCCCTCGAGCCGGGATCTGTGGAAAGGATTACGGGCTTGGGGAGCAGTGGTACCTCCG GGTGGACACCCTTCAGGCGCACTCCCCATGGACGTTGAGACGGTGTATGGAAGTCTTCTTGAGCTCTAAGCAGGAGTGTCCCTCTGGAAAACAGGAGAACGTGGAAAATGATGGGGGCTGGAGTAAGGAGGCTTTGGAAGAACGCTCCATTCGGGTGAGGAAAAAGTGGTGGGGGCTACTGAGACTCCTGAAAGATCCTCACCCGAATACAGATCTGATCGGCGACGTTGAAAAGAGGGCTTCAAATACCCCCAAAGAGCAAAGACAGCAGCACCCCGAGAAACCCAAGATATGA
- the LOC115457432 gene encoding uncharacterized protein LOC115457432, translating into MPEEAGMASNETNSEATAVLTSKEAKSSTPASLKSDEGVQPDSLVSMGTGDAPQDEDRIKEEKDEPYERVEIKDSDEGSCAPVGSEEDRENHHMDPGSQRIIDHVLEFRETSDGLQMEMVNKVSNRGSHDLEGSKEGKNNHHMTMESQNIMGEVHHDTQFKETSEGSTDNICNGPFDDEEVKDTSRKLSLNVQCKETNVSVAGEPKGSTDAPCSDIQSRETNDSLMVCKQVCDPNQTETGTTDTGDETHHATKSNHGTSTCYAESCDIPPDEAESDVSTHSSHNPTEVQDTCNKSPTDRDCVDDIGRSLTVKVPGSARTSTISTDTLNTNSEQCPLSEEESDADWQSAEGHLLDSVQDECHLFLEEPLQVKEKADIQGTRKKPLGKKEQEEGFMCSSNESKEQLSFNHELQQGLLPAVESDGLISSDLPAELALGPSLEHSLLTNRGFQEFVEEHSDSPMCLQTHDSVSHTSKEETNLSNEQVKGKLHVNNMDLDSKSMDIIAHEMSGTESPTAVQSTSSNILENKRDLEETLQHLMEKDLTDSSGQASLQNQRSWSPDILPSGCLLPKGMGGALVGISDGMQTNSSFGTFDGEEPQHGEGEASYDPLLQQSHDDIREDLVVEEIIDSDTIQQPGGDMEEDGQETQSQHDPLLQQSHDDIREDLGGEEITDSDTIQQTGGDMEEDGQETQSQHDPLLQQSHDDIREDLGGEEITDIT; encoded by the exons ATGCCAGAGGAGGCTGGTATGGCATCAAATGAAACCAACAGTGAGGCCACTGCTGTCCTGACATCCAAGGAAGCCAAGAGCAGCACCCCAGCTAGCCTTAAGTCTGATGAAGGTGTCCAACCTGACAGCCTGGTGTCCATGGGCACTGGTGATGCCCCACAAGATGAGGACAGAATCAAAGAGGAAAAAGATGAACCTTATGAAAGGGTGGAAATTAAAGACTCCGATGAAGGATCCTGTGCTCCTGTGGGGTCTGAAGAGGATAGGGAGAATCATCATATGGACCCAGGGTCCCAAAGGATCATTGATCATGTCCTAGAGTTCAGGGAGACTAGTGATGGACTTCAAATGGAGATGGTGAACAAAGTTTCTAATCGAGGATCTCATGATCTTGAGGGATCCAAAGAGGGCAAGAACAATCACCACATGACTATGGAGTCCCAAAATATCATGGGTGAGGTACACCATGACACGCAGTTCAAGGAGACAAGTGAAGGGTCTACTGATAACATCTGCAATGGACCGTTTGATGATGAAGAGGTCAAGGACACCAGTAGAAAATTGTCCCTCAATGTGCAGTGCAAAGAAACCAATGTTAGTGTTGCTGGGGAGCCCAAAGGGTCTACTGATGCTCCTTGTTCAGATATACAATCCAGAGAGACCAATGACAGCCTCATGGTGTGCAAACAGGTTTGTGACCCAAATCAAACAGAGACAGGCACCACTGACACTGGTGATGAAACGCACCATGCTACTAAATCCAACCACGGTACTAGTACATGTTATGCAGAGTCCTGCGATATCCCTCCTGATGAAGCTGAGTCTGATGTCAGCACACACAGTTCTCATAATCCGACAGAGGTGCAAGACACCTGTAATAAATCACCCACTGACAGAGATTGCGTTGATGATATTGGCAGATCCCTGACAGTAAAAGTTCCAGGCagtgccaggacatcaaccattTCCACAGATACTTTGAACACTAACTCTGAACAATGCCCCCTTTCTGAAGAAGAGTCAGATGCAGACTGGCAGTCTGCAGAGGGACACTTGTTGGATTCTGTGCAGGATGAATGTCATCTCTTTTTGGAAGAACCCCTACAAGTGAAAGAGAAAGCCGACATACAGGGAACACGAAAGAAACCCTTGGGGAAGAAGGAGCAAGAGGAAGGTTTTATGTGTTCCAGTAATGAGTCGAAGGAGCAGCTGAGTTTTAACCATGAACTCCAGCAGGGTCTTCTTCCCGCTGTGGAGAGTGATGGACTGATTTCATCAGATCTGCCAGCTGAACTGGCTCTGGGTCCATCTCTGGAGCACAGTCTGTTGACTAACAGGGGTTTCCAAGAGTTTGTAGAGGAGCACTCAGACTCTCCCATGTGCTTACAAACCCATGATTCTGTGTCTCACACCAGCAAAGAAGAAACAAACCTGTCTAATGAGCAAGTGAAAGGGAAGCTCCATGTAAACAACATGGACTTGGATAGCAAGTCTATGGATATCATTGCACATGAGATGTCTGGCACAGAGAGCCCTACTGCTGTGCAAAGCACCAGTAGCAACATCTTGGAAAATAAAAGAGACCTTGAAGAAACATTGCAGCATTTGATGGAAAAGGACTTAACTGATTCTTCAGGACAAGCATCTCTGCAAAATCAAAGAAGCTGGTCACCTGACATTTTACCTTCTGGTTGCCTGCTACCTAAAGGGATGGGTGGAGCCCTCGTGGGCATCTCTGATGGTATGCAAACGAACTCTTCATTTGGAACTTTTGATGGAGAAGAGCCACAGCATGGGGAGGGAGAGGCATCCTATGATCCACTACTACAGCAGTCACATGATGACATCAGAGAGGATCTGGTAGTGGAAGAAATCATAGATAGTGACACAATTCAGCAACCTGGGGGAGACATGGAGGAGGATGGACAAGAGACCCAAAGCCAACATGATCCACTGTTACAGCAGTCACATGATGACATCAGAGAGGATCTGGGAGGGGAAGAAATCACAGATAGTGACACAATCCAGCAAACTGGAGGAGACATGGAGGAGGATGGACAAGAGACCCAAAGCCAACATGATCCACTGTTACAGCAGTCACATGATGACATCAGAGAGGATCTGGGAGGGGAAGAAATCACAGATA TCACATGA